Proteins encoded within one genomic window of Chlorobaculum sp. MV4-Y:
- a CDS encoding mannose-1-phosphate guanylyltransferase produces the protein MKQIADNHVYAVVMAGGIGSKLWPLSRKKSPKQFLHFFDGGTMIRKTVERIAGAVRMENILIITGKQHWRLVNESLPDFDVDNIIIEPTIRDTATCIALATTFIRKRDPDAVTIVLPADHLVLDEEQFLKTVSKGVKLARKQRGLITVGIHPDRPETRYGYIQVEPSVMIGEENDDPDDDDIALFRVKTFAEKPDLATAEHFLQSQDFWWNSGVFIWHVDDISREYRRSLPDLYEDMQNVHAFIGTERQDSVIEDVYSWVHPVSIAYGIMEKAEKVYMLAGNFGWTDLGCWDEVIKIGLGLEGRDMDGSESIMIDSKNVFVRKPHGKAVVSIGVDDIIVVDTPDALLICKAGESQKVVKAVEMMRREPGLEGFL, from the coding sequence ATGAAGCAGATCGCCGACAATCATGTTTATGCCGTGGTCATGGCGGGAGGAATAGGCAGCAAGCTTTGGCCACTTTCGAGAAAAAAGTCTCCCAAGCAGTTCCTTCATTTCTTTGATGGTGGAACGATGATCCGGAAAACGGTTGAAAGAATTGCCGGGGCCGTCCGGATGGAGAATATCCTCATTATTACCGGCAAGCAGCATTGGCGCCTGGTTAACGAGTCGCTTCCCGATTTCGATGTCGATAATATCATCATCGAACCCACCATCAGGGATACGGCCACCTGCATTGCGCTGGCCACTACCTTCATTCGCAAGCGCGATCCCGACGCTGTCACCATCGTACTGCCTGCCGACCATCTCGTGCTTGACGAAGAGCAGTTCCTGAAAACCGTCTCCAAAGGCGTCAAACTTGCACGGAAACAGCGAGGGCTGATCACGGTCGGTATCCATCCCGACAGGCCTGAGACGCGATATGGATATATCCAGGTCGAACCATCGGTTATGATCGGGGAGGAAAACGACGATCCGGATGACGATGACATTGCACTCTTCCGGGTGAAAACCTTTGCCGAGAAACCCGATCTGGCTACGGCCGAGCATTTTCTGCAAAGCCAGGACTTCTGGTGGAACAGCGGTGTTTTCATTTGGCACGTCGATGACATCAGCCGAGAATACCGCCGTTCTCTGCCTGACCTCTATGAGGATATGCAGAACGTTCACGCCTTTATCGGCACCGAGCGGCAAGATTCGGTCATCGAGGATGTCTACAGCTGGGTTCACCCTGTTTCGATTGCCTACGGCATCATGGAGAAGGCTGAGAAGGTCTATATGCTTGCCGGGAATTTTGGCTGGACCGATCTTGGATGCTGGGACGAGGTGATCAAGATTGGTCTCGGCCTTGAAGGACGCGACATGGATGGCAGCGAGTCGATCATGATCGACTCGAAAAATGTCTTTGTCCGGAAGCCCCATGGCAAGGCGGTGGTGAGCATCGGCGTGGATGACATCATCGTGGTTGATACGCCCGATGCGCTGCTTATCTGCAAGGCGGGCGAGTCGCAAAAGGTGGTCAAGGCGGTGGAGATGATGAGGCGGGAACCGGGCCTGGAAGGGTTCCTGTAG
- a CDS encoding helicase-related protein encodes MKIIDNINTLLGDDLKVSIRPKDKLRIAASCFSIYAYEALKSEFSKIESLEFIFTAPTFVPNEVTDKFRKEHREFFIPKSNREKSLYGSEFEIQLRNKLTQRAIARECAEWMRRKAVFRSNRSKAPMQQFACIQGSEGDTAYMPLHGFTAVDLGYQQGNAISNLVNRFDEPDCTATYLQLFEQIWNDPEKLEDVTTVICDHIASVYQENSPERIYFLMLYNIFSDFLDDIDEDVLPNDRTGYQDTLVWNKLFNFQRDAAIGIINKLETYNGCILADSVGLGKTFTALAVVKYYELRNRSVLVLCPKKLADNWLNYNSNLTTNIFSRDRFNYDVLCHTDLSRTSGESFGIPLNRVNWGNYDLVVIDESHNFRNNDAVKDRETRYQKLMNQVVRQGVKTKVLMLSATPVNNRFNDLRNQLALAYEGDSENLSKKLRTGRSVEEIFRNAQTIFNQWSKLAPEDRTARAILDALDFDFFELLDSVTIARSRKHIQTFYDTSDIGQFPERRKPLSFHSPLTGRTDVMSFNEIFEQLSLLKLAVYAPISYILPSRLKKYEDLYDTQVEGGKGKLKQADRERSLQALMTTNLLKRLESSVEAFRLTLKSLHDNHTRTLSKIDSFRVAGDAGSVSDWTDSLANLEAEEDDIPVPDDAEIGGKVKINLADMDLPSWEHDLKADLEVINALLESMAKVTPEDDAKLQHLKALILSKIENPINDGNRKVLVFTAFADTANYLYNNLAETLLTTQRLHTGKVTGKDAPKSTLRKNYDFQSLLTLFSPRAKEKEQVLPNEPAELDLLIGTDCISEGQNLQDCDYLVNYDIHWNPVRIIQRFGRIDRIGSINKTIQLVNYWPDISLDEYINLKERVENRMIIADVTATGDDNVLTAKSSEISYRKEQLRRLQEEVIELEDLKTGVSITDLGLNDFRMDLLNYVKTNGDLANVPNGMHAVVPARPAMGLHPGVIFALRNRNHAVNINQQNRLHPYYLVYINREGEVIHNHTEVKRLLDLVRTCCKGQAEPIQAVCRLFNQQTDEGRNMKACSDLLSAAIRSMIDVKEEKDLDSLFSGGKTTALVNTIAGLDDFELVAFLVIQKDEG; translated from the coding sequence ATGAAGATCATTGACAACATCAACACCCTGTTAGGCGACGATCTGAAGGTTTCAATCCGCCCCAAAGACAAGCTCAGGATAGCGGCTTCCTGCTTTTCTATCTATGCTTACGAAGCGTTGAAGTCTGAGTTCTCAAAGATTGAGTCGCTGGAGTTCATCTTTACGGCGCCAACATTTGTTCCCAACGAGGTAACCGACAAATTCCGGAAGGAGCATCGCGAGTTTTTTATACCCAAATCCAACCGGGAAAAGAGTCTTTACGGCTCAGAGTTTGAAATCCAGCTTCGCAACAAACTCACCCAGCGAGCCATTGCACGGGAATGCGCCGAGTGGATGCGGCGAAAGGCCGTTTTCCGATCAAACAGGTCGAAAGCACCTATGCAGCAGTTTGCGTGCATTCAGGGATCGGAGGGAGATACCGCATACATGCCGCTTCATGGATTCACCGCAGTTGATTTGGGTTACCAGCAAGGAAATGCCATTTCAAACCTTGTGAACCGGTTTGATGAGCCGGACTGTACGGCAACTTACCTGCAACTTTTCGAGCAGATATGGAATGATCCTGAAAAGCTTGAGGATGTTACGACAGTCATCTGTGATCACATTGCATCAGTGTATCAGGAAAACTCACCGGAGCGCATCTACTTCTTGATGCTCTACAACATCTTTAGTGATTTTCTCGATGATATCGACGAAGATGTCCTGCCCAACGACCGCACGGGTTATCAGGACACGCTGGTCTGGAACAAGCTTTTCAACTTTCAGCGTGATGCCGCCATAGGCATTATCAACAAGCTGGAAACCTATAACGGCTGCATCTTGGCCGACAGCGTGGGGCTTGGTAAAACATTCACGGCTCTGGCTGTTGTGAAATATTACGAACTGCGCAACCGCTCGGTGCTGGTGCTGTGCCCCAAGAAACTCGCTGACAACTGGCTGAACTACAACAGCAACCTGACGACCAACATCTTCTCCAGGGATCGCTTCAATTATGACGTTCTGTGCCACACCGACCTGTCCCGCACCTCGGGAGAGTCGTTCGGCATTCCTCTGAACCGCGTTAACTGGGGCAATTATGATCTGGTCGTCATCGATGAATCGCATAATTTCCGAAACAACGATGCCGTTAAAGACAGGGAAACCCGCTATCAGAAACTGATGAACCAGGTCGTCCGCCAGGGCGTTAAAACCAAGGTTCTGATGCTGTCCGCCACACCGGTCAATAACCGCTTCAATGATCTGCGCAACCAACTCGCGCTGGCTTACGAAGGCGACTCTGAAAATCTCAGCAAGAAGCTGCGCACGGGCAGATCAGTGGAAGAAATCTTCCGCAATGCCCAAACGATCTTCAACCAGTGGTCAAAACTGGCACCCGAGGATCGCACGGCGCGGGCCATTCTGGATGCCCTTGATTTTGACTTCTTTGAACTGCTTGACAGCGTCACCATTGCCCGTTCGCGCAAACATATCCAGACCTTCTACGACACCAGTGACATAGGCCAGTTTCCCGAGCGCCGCAAACCCCTGTCATTCCATTCGCCACTGACCGGACGCACGGATGTCATGAGCTTTAACGAGATCTTTGAACAGCTCTCGCTGCTCAAGCTCGCCGTCTATGCCCCGATTAGCTACATCCTGCCCAGTCGGCTCAAAAAATATGAAGACCTGTACGACACGCAGGTGGAAGGTGGCAAAGGGAAGCTGAAGCAGGCAGACCGCGAGCGAAGCCTGCAGGCATTGATGACGACCAATCTGCTCAAGCGCCTGGAAAGCTCGGTTGAGGCTTTTCGGCTCACCCTGAAAAGCCTGCACGACAACCACACCCGGACCCTGAGCAAAATCGATTCATTCAGGGTTGCAGGCGATGCTGGCAGTGTCTCTGACTGGACCGATAGCCTGGCAAACCTCGAAGCCGAAGAGGACGATATCCCGGTTCCGGATGACGCCGAGATCGGCGGCAAGGTGAAGATAAACCTTGCGGACATGGATCTTCCTTCGTGGGAACACGACTTGAAGGCTGATCTGGAAGTCATTAACGCCTTGCTGGAGTCCATGGCAAAAGTCACACCCGAGGACGACGCCAAGCTGCAACACCTCAAGGCCCTGATTCTCAGCAAGATTGAAAACCCTATCAATGACGGCAATAGAAAAGTCCTTGTTTTCACTGCCTTTGCCGATACAGCCAATTACCTCTACAACAACCTGGCGGAGACCCTACTAACAACACAGAGGCTGCACACCGGAAAAGTAACCGGCAAGGATGCGCCGAAATCAACCCTCAGAAAGAACTATGATTTCCAGTCGCTGCTGACGCTTTTTTCTCCTCGCGCCAAGGAAAAGGAGCAGGTGCTGCCCAATGAACCAGCTGAACTGGACCTGCTGATTGGCACCGACTGTATCTCCGAAGGGCAGAACCTTCAGGACTGCGATTACCTGGTCAACTATGACATCCACTGGAACCCGGTCCGCATCATTCAGCGGTTCGGCCGGATCGACCGCATCGGCTCGATCAACAAGACCATCCAGCTGGTGAACTACTGGCCCGATATTTCCCTGGATGAATACATCAACCTGAAGGAACGGGTCGAAAACCGGATGATCATTGCCGACGTGACGGCTACCGGCGACGATAACGTCCTTACGGCAAAAAGCAGCGAGATATCGTATCGGAAAGAGCAACTCCGGCGGCTGCAGGAAGAGGTGATCGAACTGGAAGACCTGAAAACCGGAGTATCCATCACCGATCTTGGCCTGAACGACTTCCGGATGGATCTGCTGAACTACGTCAAAACCAATGGCGACCTTGCCAACGTGCCCAACGGCATGCATGCGGTTGTCCCAGCCCGGCCTGCAATGGGATTGCACCCCGGCGTCATCTTCGCCCTGCGCAACCGCAACCATGCGGTCAACATCAATCAGCAGAACCGGCTGCATCCTTACTACCTTGTCTACATCAACCGCGAAGGCGAAGTGATTCACAA
- the cysS gene encoding cysteine--tRNA ligase, whose protein sequence is MSSSLHIYNSLSRTKEPFEPINPALATIYVCGPTVYGHAHLGHAKSYVSFDVVVRWLRHVGEKQGYKVRYVQNITDVGHLTDDADEGEDKIQKQARQERIEPMEVAQFYTRSFYEDMDKLGVERPNIAPTATGHIPEQIALAERLVETGHAYESNGNVYFDVNSFTGYGKLSGRTDQEALQSGGRAAERSDKRNPSDFALWKKAEPGHIMKWQSPWGEGYPGWHLECSAMAMKYLGDTIDIHGGGMENKFPHHDCEIAQSEAATGKPFVRYWMHNNMVTVDGVKMGKSLKNFVNLKELFGKFDPLVIRFFILQSHYRSPLDFSETAIKASQSGFEKLQEVCKRLLKSAEGNGQLDVAAFEQKITDALNDDFNTPVAIAVLFEFVKALNGALDKGGLDAVSKTAALALFDTYAGEVLGILKSRDELLAGESGESAQTLDDVMQVLLELRKEARANKDFATSDKIRNLLLQRGIEVKDTKDGATWSKKKA, encoded by the coding sequence ATGTCATCTTCCCTGCATATTTACAATTCGCTCTCCCGCACAAAGGAGCCCTTTGAACCCATCAATCCCGCTCTGGCTACCATCTATGTTTGCGGGCCGACCGTGTACGGCCACGCCCACCTCGGTCACGCCAAGAGCTACGTATCGTTTGACGTCGTGGTTCGCTGGCTGCGTCATGTCGGCGAAAAGCAGGGCTACAAGGTTCGGTACGTGCAGAACATCACCGACGTGGGGCACCTGACCGACGACGCCGACGAGGGAGAGGACAAGATCCAGAAACAGGCGCGGCAGGAGCGCATCGAGCCGATGGAGGTGGCACAGTTCTACACCCGCAGCTTCTACGAAGATATGGACAAACTCGGCGTCGAACGCCCGAACATCGCACCAACCGCGACCGGTCACATTCCGGAGCAGATCGCACTGGCCGAGCGGCTCGTCGAAACCGGCCACGCCTACGAGTCAAACGGCAATGTTTACTTTGATGTCAACTCCTTCACGGGCTATGGCAAGCTCTCGGGCCGCACCGACCAGGAGGCGTTGCAGTCGGGCGGGCGTGCCGCGGAGCGTTCCGACAAGCGCAACCCATCGGACTTCGCGCTGTGGAAAAAGGCCGAACCGGGCCACATCATGAAGTGGCAATCGCCATGGGGTGAAGGCTACCCCGGCTGGCATCTGGAGTGCTCGGCGATGGCGATGAAGTACCTCGGCGACACCATTGACATTCACGGCGGCGGCATGGAGAACAAGTTCCCGCACCACGACTGCGAAATCGCCCAGTCCGAAGCCGCCACCGGCAAGCCCTTCGTGCGCTACTGGATGCACAACAACATGGTGACGGTCGATGGCGTCAAAATGGGCAAGTCACTCAAGAACTTCGTGAACCTCAAGGAGCTGTTCGGGAAATTCGACCCGCTGGTGATCCGTTTCTTCATTCTGCAATCGCACTACCGCTCCCCGCTCGACTTCTCCGAAACGGCAATCAAGGCGTCGCAGTCGGGATTCGAGAAGTTGCAGGAGGTCTGCAAACGATTGCTGAAATCGGCGGAAGGCAACGGGCAGCTCGATGTAGCTGCCTTCGAACAGAAAATCACCGATGCGCTGAACGACGATTTCAACACCCCTGTGGCCATCGCCGTATTGTTCGAGTTCGTCAAGGCGCTCAACGGTGCGCTTGACAAAGGCGGACTTGATGCCGTATCGAAAACCGCCGCGCTGGCGCTTTTCGATACCTACGCGGGTGAGGTGCTCGGCATTCTGAAAAGCCGCGATGAGCTGCTTGCCGGAGAGAGCGGCGAAAGCGCCCAAACCCTCGACGACGTGATGCAGGTGCTGCTCGAACTCCGCAAGGAGGCGCGCGCGAACAAGGATTTCGCCACCAGCGACAAAATCCGCAACCTGCTCTTGCAACGAGGCATCGAAGTCAAGGACACCAAGGACGGCGCCACCTGGTCAAAGAAAAAAGCCTGA